In Reichenbachiella agarivorans, one genomic interval encodes:
- a CDS encoding gluconokinase: MSKETKPIIVVLGVSGSGKSTIGAMLGEAIDVPFYDGDDFHPKANKDKMAAGHPLDDEDREPWLLALARHIETKSKERGAIIACSALKEKYRETLSQYYDGDIIWVYLHGDQKTLAERLSARKGHFFDPKLLANQLEVLEAPAYAWRFDISQAPKQIVAGIVDLMNR, encoded by the coding sequence ATGAGTAAGGAAACAAAGCCCATAATAGTAGTGCTAGGCGTGAGTGGCTCAGGCAAGAGTACCATAGGAGCGATGCTAGGAGAGGCGATAGATGTGCCTTTCTACGATGGGGATGATTTTCATCCCAAGGCCAACAAGGATAAAATGGCTGCTGGTCATCCGCTCGATGATGAGGATCGAGAGCCCTGGTTATTGGCTCTGGCACGGCATATTGAGACAAAATCCAAAGAGCGGGGAGCCATCATCGCCTGCTCTGCCCTGAAGGAAAAGTACCGAGAGACTTTGTCCCAGTATTATGATGGGGATATTATTTGGGTGTACTTACACGGAGACCAAAAGACACTAGCAGAGAGACTGAGTGCAAGAAAAGGACATTTCTTTGATCCTAAATTGCTCGCCAATCAACTGGAAGTGTTGGAAGCTCCGGCCTACGCATGGCGCTTCGATATATCCCAAGCACCCAAGCAGATTGTCGCAGGGATTGTTGATTTGATGAATCGGTGA
- a CDS encoding helix-turn-helix domain-containing protein — translation MLTLHVSRLLHIRGIQKPYNFLRNLGLSHNVAHRMLSDKAVGIKLYQLQKLCLALHCTPNDLMAWDSTQTSLSADHPIMELVRPAEDSLTVGELRQLPLAKLNQIKQLLKDMES, via the coding sequence ATGCTGACCTTGCATGTATCGCGATTGCTGCATATCCGTGGCATTCAAAAACCCTATAATTTCTTGAGAAATCTCGGACTGAGTCATAATGTGGCGCACCGTATGCTGTCCGACAAGGCAGTGGGCATCAAGCTCTATCAGCTGCAGAAACTTTGTCTCGCGCTGCATTGCACTCCCAACGACCTGATGGCTTGGGATAGCACGCAGACTTCTCTTTCGGCTGATCATCCCATCATGGAACTGGTAAGGCCCGCCGAGGATAGCCTCACCGTAGGAGAGCTACGCCAGCTCCCACTCGCTAAACTCAATCAAATCAAACAATTGCTCAAGGACATGGAATCATGA
- a CDS encoding VCBS repeat-containing protein → MKVSFWFFCSGVVLSVLFSCGENTLKRFEKIPTEYSQVSFSNTLTESDTLNYFKYPYLYMGGGVAIADFDNDGLQDLVFTGNMVSNRFYLNKGNLIFEDLTSKSGLAGSLHKWYTGVSIVDINADGYMDLYYSVAGLGDDRRNELYINNGDLTFTESAQAYGLADTGNSVQTSFFDYDHDGDLDVFVANYPITPFTTTNFSYYMWVNNPVMEKSDHFYRNDGNGHFTDVTEESGLLSFGLSLSASIVDFNQDGWDDIYVSNDFSTPDYFYINNGDGTFRNELKKITKQTAFYGMGTDAADVNNDGLIDLIQVDMSAADNRRSKANMASMNPALFWSTVNSGFHYQYMYNALQLNQGIVDSLPVMSNVAWISGVSSTDWSWTPLLADFDNDGFKDLYISNGTRKEINNRDFFLALEGVLDKASDQELKLLADSIPSEPIDNFMFRNKGGLGFEKVNQDWGVEMVGFSNGTSYADLDNDGDLDLVINNIDSEAAIFRNNSEQIKGSNYLRIAVTSTAANNRGYGSEVKIYQHGQMQIGQLNPVRGFQSAVEPILHFGLSDASTVDSLLLLRNGKVIDKQYNVAANQLLTLSWDQPKSFAAQLNTTQTLFSEVTSKVLAEDEWHVENEFNDFDVQVLLPHKMSNFGPALAVADVNQDGLEDFYYGAASGYEGWLFVQNMDGTYTKSVLDPSGNIWHEDLDAEFYDADNDGDLDLYIVSGGNQDEAGHQNYQDRLYLNDQGVFTRAINVLPMMYYSGGCVRPFDYDQDGDMDLFVGGRLSAHNYPYPGKSFLLENQLESGTLKYVEVTVDLIPAVQNVGMVTDAIWTDINGDQKADLIVVGEWMPIKVYIQTTAGFEDQSDNYFEGNTVGWWFSIDQADFDKDGDMDFVLGNMGQNYKYQASPQAPFAIYADDFDKNSKSDIVLSYRNGGKEYPVRGRQCSSQQIPAIKVAYKDYNSFSTASMQDIFGTDMLDSSYHFSVESFASVYIENQNGKMKLKELPFQAQFSSINDWAIMDVNQDGHLDIVSVGGLYSSEIETPRNDAGIGLVMLGNGKGDFAAQSLTTSGFLVPFDSKKIKILDGKTNSIVIANNMGPLQIFEVNR, encoded by the coding sequence ATGAAAGTAAGTTTTTGGTTCTTTTGTAGTGGAGTGGTTTTGTCAGTATTATTCTCATGTGGGGAAAATACGCTAAAAAGGTTTGAGAAAATCCCAACGGAATACTCACAGGTTTCATTTTCTAATACACTTACTGAGTCCGATACTTTGAATTATTTCAAATACCCCTATCTCTACATGGGTGGAGGGGTTGCCATCGCGGATTTTGACAATGATGGTTTACAGGACTTGGTATTCACTGGCAACATGGTGTCAAATAGATTTTATTTGAACAAAGGAAATTTGATATTTGAGGATTTGACTTCAAAATCAGGGTTAGCAGGTAGTTTGCACAAATGGTACACGGGTGTCAGCATAGTTGATATCAATGCAGATGGCTACATGGATCTCTACTACAGCGTAGCTGGACTAGGAGATGACCGACGCAACGAACTCTACATCAACAACGGTGACTTGACTTTTACTGAGTCGGCCCAAGCTTATGGGTTGGCGGATACAGGCAATTCAGTTCAGACCTCTTTCTTTGATTATGACCATGATGGAGATTTGGATGTCTTTGTAGCCAATTATCCTATCACACCATTTACTACTACCAATTTTTCCTACTATATGTGGGTCAATAACCCAGTGATGGAAAAAAGTGACCACTTCTATAGAAATGACGGCAATGGTCATTTTACCGATGTGACTGAGGAATCTGGTTTGCTTTCATTTGGACTGAGTTTGAGTGCCAGCATTGTGGATTTCAACCAAGATGGCTGGGATGATATCTATGTCTCCAACGATTTTAGTACGCCGGATTATTTTTACATCAACAATGGCGATGGTACTTTCAGAAACGAATTAAAGAAAATCACCAAGCAAACTGCATTTTATGGCATGGGTACGGATGCAGCGGATGTCAACAATGATGGACTCATCGATTTGATACAGGTAGATATGTCCGCCGCAGACAACCGACGATCCAAAGCCAACATGGCGAGCATGAATCCTGCCTTGTTTTGGTCCACGGTCAACAGCGGATTCCACTACCAATACATGTACAACGCACTTCAGTTGAATCAAGGAATCGTGGATTCGCTACCAGTCATGAGCAACGTAGCTTGGATATCAGGCGTCTCATCGACCGATTGGAGCTGGACCCCTCTGCTTGCTGATTTTGACAATGATGGCTTCAAGGATTTATATATATCCAACGGCACCAGAAAGGAAATAAATAACCGTGATTTCTTTCTCGCTCTCGAAGGAGTACTGGACAAGGCCAGCGATCAGGAATTGAAACTACTAGCGGATAGCATTCCCTCCGAACCTATTGACAATTTCATGTTCAGAAACAAAGGTGGTCTTGGATTCGAAAAAGTGAATCAGGACTGGGGTGTAGAAATGGTTGGGTTCTCCAATGGAACGAGCTATGCAGATTTGGACAATGATGGTGACTTGGATTTGGTCATCAACAACATTGACAGTGAGGCAGCCATCTTCAGAAACAACAGCGAGCAGATCAAAGGAAGTAATTATCTGCGAATTGCAGTCACAAGTACAGCAGCCAACAATCGAGGCTACGGATCGGAAGTGAAAATCTACCAACACGGTCAGATGCAAATTGGTCAATTGAATCCTGTCCGAGGTTTTCAATCAGCAGTAGAACCGATATTGCATTTTGGATTGTCCGATGCGAGTACAGTGGATTCATTGCTTTTGCTCCGAAACGGAAAGGTGATAGACAAGCAGTACAATGTGGCAGCTAATCAACTCTTGACTCTCTCTTGGGATCAACCAAAGAGTTTTGCAGCGCAGCTAAACACCACTCAAACTCTATTTTCAGAAGTGACCAGCAAGGTGCTTGCCGAGGATGAGTGGCATGTCGAGAATGAGTTCAATGACTTTGATGTCCAAGTTCTCCTTCCTCACAAGATGTCCAATTTCGGGCCTGCATTGGCAGTGGCTGATGTCAATCAAGATGGACTGGAGGATTTCTACTATGGCGCAGCTTCAGGATACGAAGGTTGGTTGTTCGTCCAGAATATGGATGGCACATATACCAAATCTGTCTTAGACCCATCGGGCAATATATGGCACGAGGATTTAGATGCAGAATTTTACGATGCGGACAACGATGGTGATTTGGATCTTTACATAGTCAGCGGAGGCAATCAAGACGAGGCAGGGCATCAAAACTACCAAGACAGATTGTATCTCAATGATCAGGGTGTTTTCACCAGAGCGATCAATGTACTACCGATGATGTATTACAGCGGCGGATGTGTGAGACCGTTCGATTACGATCAGGACGGAGACATGGATTTGTTTGTAGGAGGTCGATTGTCAGCGCATAACTATCCTTATCCTGGCAAGAGCTTTTTGCTAGAAAACCAACTAGAATCGGGCACACTCAAGTATGTAGAGGTCACTGTTGATTTGATCCCAGCAGTCCAAAATGTAGGCATGGTCACAGATGCCATCTGGACGGATATCAATGGAGACCAAAAGGCTGACTTGATTGTCGTAGGAGAGTGGATGCCGATCAAAGTGTACATTCAGACTACAGCAGGTTTTGAGGATCAGAGTGACAATTACTTCGAAGGCAACACGGTTGGCTGGTGGTTCAGCATTGATCAGGCAGATTTTGACAAGGATGGAGATATGGATTTCGTGCTGGGCAACATGGGGCAGAATTATAAATACCAAGCGTCTCCACAGGCACCATTTGCGATTTATGCAGACGACTTTGACAAGAACAGCAAGAGTGATATAGTACTCAGCTACCGCAATGGAGGCAAAGAGTATCCTGTCCGAGGTAGACAATGTTCGTCTCAGCAGATCCCTGCGATCAAGGTGGCATACAAGGATTACAACTCCTTTTCTACAGCGAGTATGCAGGATATTTTCGGGACGGATATGCTGGATAGTTCATACCATTTCAGTGTAGAGAGTTTCGCCAGTGTTTATATCGAAAATCAAAATGGAAAGATGAAGCTGAAAGAATTGCCATTCCAGGCCCAGTTTTCATCGATCAATGATTGGGCGATCATGGATGTCAATCAAGATGGACATTTGGATATAGTCTCTGTAGGAGGTCTGTACTCGTCGGAAATCGAAACACCACGAAATGACGCAGGGATTGGTCTGGTGATGTTGGGTAATGGAAAGGGTGATTTTGCAGCGCAATCATTGACTACTTCTGGGTTTCTAGTGCCTTTTGATTCCAAGAAAATCAAAATCTTGGATGGGAAAACCAATTCTATAGTCATCGCCAACAACATGGGGCCACTTCAGATTTTTGAAGTGAATAGGTAA
- a CDS encoding TonB-dependent receptor, translated as MRYIIYTLILTLINTATWAQQGSISGTIQEENKQPAAYVNVGIQNTSIGTTTDSQGRFELRNIKAGNYTIQTSSVGFISHEIEVSIAAGEHVILPIITLKEDIKSLNEVVVEEEKDNPYKDVALSNSLKLKTPILETPQNIQTVSAGMLAGQQVISMSDGVIRNVSGTARIAHWGDMFTKINMRGSRVQAFRNGVNVVNSSWGPLTEDMSYVDHIEFVKGPAGFMLSNGDPAGLYNVVTKKPTGETKGSVGMTMGSFDLYRATLDLDGKLSKNGKLLYRLNAAAQNKGSHRPYEYNNRFSIAPVISYQIDNKTRITAEYTYQHANMSNVGSYYVFSTEGYGTLPRDFTTLPKGMSPTNIDDQSIFINLEHHLNDNWSLTTQIAYLKYEQEGSSFWPAAVNPDGTMLRGSSIWDAESKTVRGQAFINGEAITGEVRHRVLGGIDIGTNNYIADWNQWHALDTLGNLFDTNNPNYGTPPNGFPNFDRTTSLENRASIGSAVDQQYSGLYLQDELAFFDNKVRLTLAGRYSYVTQTNYGITSDAKRFTPRVGLSASLNNSTTVYAMYDQAFIPQNGILKDGGDVQPITGNNMEVGVKKQWAGGRWSTTLTTYRIIKRNELTGDPVDPTSGLSVELGEKTSQGVEFDLKGNIITGLDLITNYAYTDSKVTEVSEGITSISKGDVVPGFAKHTANAWLTYTLQQGALQGTGISLGGSYLGERALGTWSNDTDAVENLPDYFKMDGGLSWTNDKLRINLNVYNLLDEYLYDGGYYGSLSSYWWQTEPGRNYKLSVAYNF; from the coding sequence ATGAGATACATCATTTACACATTAATTCTGACCCTTATCAATACCGCAACTTGGGCTCAACAAGGCAGCATTTCGGGAACTATCCAGGAAGAGAACAAACAGCCTGCTGCCTATGTTAACGTAGGTATTCAGAATACTAGTATAGGCACAACCACTGACAGTCAGGGTCGCTTCGAACTGAGAAACATAAAAGCTGGCAACTACACGATTCAAACTTCGTCTGTAGGCTTCATAAGCCATGAAATAGAGGTAAGTATAGCTGCTGGTGAGCATGTGATACTTCCTATTATTACTCTCAAAGAGGATATAAAGAGTTTAAACGAAGTGGTAGTAGAAGAGGAAAAAGACAATCCATACAAGGATGTGGCGCTTTCCAACTCGCTCAAACTCAAAACTCCAATACTTGAAACTCCGCAAAACATCCAAACAGTAAGTGCAGGTATGCTCGCAGGTCAACAGGTGATCAGCATGAGTGATGGCGTAATCAGAAATGTAAGTGGCACAGCTCGCATCGCACATTGGGGCGATATGTTTACAAAAATCAACATGAGAGGCAGCCGAGTACAGGCTTTCAGAAATGGAGTCAATGTAGTCAACTCTTCGTGGGGACCATTGACTGAGGACATGAGCTATGTAGATCATATTGAATTTGTAAAGGGACCCGCAGGGTTCATGCTATCCAATGGTGACCCTGCTGGACTCTACAATGTGGTGACCAAAAAACCAACAGGAGAAACCAAAGGTTCTGTAGGTATGACTATGGGTAGCTTCGATCTCTACAGAGCCACTCTGGATCTAGATGGTAAACTGAGCAAAAATGGCAAACTACTATACAGACTGAATGCGGCAGCACAAAACAAAGGCTCTCACAGACCCTACGAATACAACAACCGCTTCAGTATAGCACCAGTCATTTCGTACCAAATAGACAACAAGACAAGGATCACTGCAGAATACACCTACCAACATGCCAACATGAGTAATGTAGGATCATACTATGTTTTCTCAACAGAGGGCTATGGCACTTTGCCACGTGACTTTACTACACTCCCTAAAGGAATGTCTCCCACCAATATTGACGACCAAAGTATATTCATCAACCTAGAACATCATCTCAATGACAACTGGTCATTGACCACACAGATCGCTTATTTGAAATACGAGCAAGAAGGATCTTCCTTCTGGCCAGCAGCGGTAAACCCTGATGGCACTATGCTCAGAGGCTCATCTATCTGGGATGCTGAAAGCAAAACTGTACGCGGACAAGCTTTCATCAATGGCGAAGCTATCACAGGAGAAGTAAGACACAGAGTGCTAGGAGGTATTGACATAGGTACCAACAATTACATTGCTGACTGGAATCAATGGCATGCACTCGACACTTTAGGCAATTTGTTTGACACCAACAATCCCAACTATGGCACTCCCCCCAATGGCTTTCCAAATTTCGACAGAACCACCAGTCTGGAAAACAGAGCCAGCATTGGCTCTGCCGTTGATCAACAGTACTCTGGGCTCTACCTACAAGATGAACTGGCCTTCTTCGACAACAAAGTGAGACTGACATTGGCAGGGCGCTATTCCTACGTGACTCAAACCAACTATGGAATCACCTCAGATGCTAAACGATTCACGCCAAGAGTGGGACTGAGTGCATCATTGAACAACTCGACCACCGTGTACGCGATGTATGACCAAGCCTTTATTCCTCAAAATGGAATTCTCAAAGATGGAGGTGATGTACAACCGATCACCGGAAACAATATGGAAGTCGGTGTGAAAAAACAATGGGCTGGCGGGAGATGGAGCACTACCCTGACAACCTATAGAATCATCAAGAGAAATGAACTGACTGGTGATCCGGTAGATCCTACCTCGGGTCTGAGCGTGGAGCTGGGAGAAAAAACTTCTCAAGGTGTAGAATTTGACCTGAAAGGAAATATCATCACTGGACTCGACCTAATCACCAACTATGCATATACCGACTCAAAGGTGACTGAAGTAAGCGAAGGAATAACGTCCATTTCGAAGGGCGATGTAGTACCAGGTTTTGCGAAGCATACAGCCAACGCATGGTTGACCTATACCTTGCAGCAAGGAGCCCTCCAAGGTACGGGTATTTCTCTTGGAGGAAGCTATCTAGGTGAAAGAGCCCTAGGGACCTGGAGCAATGACACAGATGCAGTAGAAAATCTTCCAGACTACTTCAAAATGGACGGAGGACTGTCATGGACCAATGATAAACTAAGAATCAACTTGAATGTCTACAATCTACTGGACGAATACCTGTACGATGGTGGATACTACGGTTCGCTTTCCTCCTACTGGTGGCAGACCGAGCCAGGCAGAAATTATAAGCTCTCTGTGGCTTACAACTTCTAA
- a CDS encoding RagB/SusD family nutrient uptake outer membrane protein, translating to MKRNIIIYILTVLVVLGCSEDFSEGTNKGALSDAALANADGVDLLLTAAYSALDGQVGAVGDWEPTGDNWWMDVLTDDSHKGSTNGDQPALHALQTYNWTTGNSYFNSKWVALYAGVNRANAVISLANSITDVDLTTKIAEAKFLRAHYNFELTRLYGNVAYIDEVNAIENPDQPNDGPLWAEVETDFQFAIDNLPEDNGVARANSWTAKSYMAKALVYQQKWAEAEAIFNDVIDNGPYALNAEFNDNFNAAGKNSAEAIFSIQFEANDGATNNANGNKGGTLNFPGSGPLGTCCGFYQPTQDLANAFKTKNGLPDVTGYNASDINNDYGLTSSDFFLTYPGELDPRLDYTIGRRGIEYNGYGIHEGFDWVRAQLDAGPYLPKKNVYKNGETSTQGTGDWGQQFSGLHYNVIRYADVLLLAAEAKAEQGKFVEAMALVNQVRKRAINSTRVKDESGNDAANYVIAEYTPASFGTGDAAIEKIRFERRLELSMEGHRLFDLRRWSQDDPNYAVNKINTFIANEKRTVTSLNSSPYEAKHNIFPIPLRALDISENLKQNTVWSGN from the coding sequence ATGAAAAGAAACATAATAATATATATCCTGACAGTCTTAGTTGTACTGGGGTGTAGTGAGGATTTTTCAGAAGGTACCAACAAGGGTGCTTTGAGTGATGCTGCATTAGCCAATGCAGATGGTGTAGACCTGCTTTTGACTGCTGCATACAGTGCACTAGATGGTCAGGTAGGAGCAGTAGGTGATTGGGAACCAACCGGTGATAACTGGTGGATGGACGTATTGACGGATGATTCGCACAAAGGTAGTACCAATGGAGATCAACCTGCACTACATGCCTTGCAAACCTACAATTGGACAACTGGTAATAGTTACTTCAATAGCAAGTGGGTAGCGTTATATGCTGGAGTGAACAGAGCGAATGCTGTGATTTCATTAGCTAACTCGATTACCGACGTAGATTTGACTACCAAGATTGCTGAGGCTAAATTCCTAAGAGCACATTATAATTTTGAACTGACAAGGTTGTATGGAAATGTAGCATATATAGATGAGGTGAATGCCATTGAGAATCCTGATCAACCAAACGATGGACCACTATGGGCTGAAGTAGAGACTGATTTTCAGTTTGCAATAGACAATCTCCCAGAAGACAATGGCGTAGCAAGAGCCAATTCCTGGACAGCTAAGTCATATATGGCTAAAGCCCTTGTTTACCAACAAAAATGGGCTGAAGCAGAGGCTATCTTCAATGATGTGATCGACAATGGACCATACGCTTTGAATGCAGAATTCAATGATAACTTTAATGCTGCGGGTAAAAATTCAGCGGAAGCAATCTTCTCGATTCAATTTGAAGCAAATGATGGAGCGACCAACAATGCCAATGGCAACAAGGGAGGAACACTGAACTTTCCAGGTAGTGGCCCACTTGGAACTTGTTGTGGATTCTATCAACCTACACAGGATTTGGCCAATGCGTTCAAAACCAAGAATGGTTTGCCAGACGTAACAGGGTACAATGCATCTGATATCAACAATGACTATGGTCTTACTTCTAGTGACTTTTTCTTGACTTATCCAGGAGAGCTTGATCCAAGATTGGATTATACGATAGGAAGAAGAGGCATTGAGTACAATGGATACGGTATTCACGAAGGGTTTGACTGGGTAAGAGCACAATTGGATGCAGGCCCATATCTACCTAAGAAAAATGTGTATAAAAATGGTGAAACAAGCACACAAGGTACTGGCGATTGGGGACAGCAGTTCTCAGGTCTACATTACAATGTGATCAGGTATGCTGATGTTCTTTTGTTGGCAGCAGAAGCAAAGGCTGAGCAAGGTAAATTCGTTGAAGCAATGGCGCTTGTTAATCAAGTGAGAAAGCGTGCGATAAACTCAACTAGAGTAAAGGACGAAAGTGGTAATGATGCAGCAAACTATGTGATTGCTGAGTACACACCAGCAAGTTTCGGTACGGGTGATGCCGCTATAGAAAAAATCAGATTCGAAAGAAGATTGGAGTTATCTATGGAAGGCCACAGATTGTTTGACTTGAGAAGATGGAGTCAAGATGACCCTAACTATGCGGTAAATAAAATTAATACTTTTATAGCCAATGAAAAGAGAACCGTTACCTCTCTTAATTCAAGTCCATATGAAGCAAAGCATAATATTTTCCCAATTCCATTGCGTGCATTGGATATTTCAGAAAATCTGAAACAAAATACAGTCTGGAGCGGTAACTAA